In Dasania marina DSM 21967, one genomic interval encodes:
- the pheS gene encoding phenylalanine--tRNA ligase subunit alpha: MENLESLAALARAAINDAHDVSALDDVRVQFLGKKGSITDLLKGLGKLSAEARPAAGAEINKVKQILQQAIGEKKTALETAAIAEKLAAEQIDITLAGRGQNVGGLHPVTRTIERIASFFEAIGFETVEGPEIEDDYHNFEALNIPAHHPARAMHDTFYINEHTVLRTHTSPVQVRVMENTEPPLKVICPGRVYRCDSDLTHTPMFHQVEGLLISEESSFADLKGIVEEFLRVFFEKELAVRFRPSYFPFTEPSAEVDIQCVNCGGEGCRVCSQTGWLEVMGCGMVHPSVFEYSNIDTEKYTGFAFGMGVERLAMLRYGVNDLRLFYDNDLRFLEQFK, encoded by the coding sequence ATGGAAAATCTAGAGTCTCTCGCCGCACTAGCGCGAGCAGCCATTAACGACGCGCACGATGTTTCGGCACTAGACGATGTGCGGGTACAGTTTTTGGGTAAAAAAGGCAGTATTACCGATTTGCTAAAAGGCTTAGGTAAACTCTCTGCGGAAGCGCGTCCAGCTGCCGGTGCCGAAATTAATAAAGTTAAGCAAATTCTGCAGCAAGCTATAGGCGAGAAAAAAACCGCCCTAGAAACCGCTGCCATTGCTGAAAAATTAGCCGCAGAGCAAATCGATATTACCCTAGCTGGTCGCGGCCAAAATGTAGGCGGCCTGCATCCGGTAACCCGCACCATAGAGCGCATAGCTAGCTTTTTTGAGGCCATCGGTTTTGAAACCGTAGAAGGCCCAGAGATAGAAGACGACTACCACAACTTTGAAGCGTTAAACATTCCTGCGCATCACCCAGCGCGCGCCATGCACGACACCTTCTATATTAATGAACACACCGTGCTGCGAACCCACACCTCACCAGTACAAGTACGGGTGATGGAAAACACAGAGCCACCGCTTAAAGTTATTTGCCCAGGCCGTGTTTACCGTTGCGATTCCGATTTAACCCACACCCCTATGTTTCATCAGGTAGAGGGTTTGTTAATCAGTGAAGAAAGTAGCTTCGCCGATTTAAAAGGCATAGTGGAAGAGTTTTTACGGGTGTTCTTTGAAAAAGAATTAGCCGTGCGTTTTCGTCCCTCTTACTTCCCTTTCACCGAACCTTCGGCAGAAGTGGATATACAGTGTGTAAACTGCGGCGGTGAAGGTTGCCGCGTATGTAGCCAAACCGGTTGGTTAGAAGTAATGGGTTGCGGCATGGTGCACCCCAGCGTATTTGAATACTCTAATATCGATACCGAAAAATATACTGGCTTTGCCTTTGGTATGGGGGTGGAGCGTTTAGCGATGCTGCGTTACGGCGTAAATGATTTGCGTTTGTTTTATGACAATGATCTGCGCTTTTTAGAGCAGTTTAAATAA
- the rplT gene encoding 50S ribosomal protein L20 has product MPRVKRGVTAHRRHKKILKQAKGYYGARSRVFRVAKQAVIKAGQYAYRDRRQRKRQFRALWITRINAQSRANGMSYSRLIAGLKKAEIILDRRVMADLAVHDKPAFAAVVEKAKAALA; this is encoded by the coding sequence ATGCCTAGAGTAAAACGTGGTGTCACTGCACACCGTCGTCATAAAAAGATTTTAAAGCAAGCCAAGGGTTACTACGGTGCCCGTTCACGTGTTTTCCGTGTTGCTAAGCAAGCTGTTATTAAAGCTGGCCAATACGCATATCGTGACCGTCGCCAACGTAAGCGTCAATTCCGTGCACTATGGATTACCCGTATCAATGCACAGTCACGCGCCAATGGCATGTCTTACAGCCGCTTAATCGCTGGTCTGAAAAAAGCTGAAATCATACTAGATCGTCGCGTTATGGCCGATTTAGCTGTGCATGATAAGCCTGCTTTCGCTGCTGTTGTTGAAAAAGCAAAAGCTGCCTTAGCATAA
- the rpmI gene encoding 50S ribosomal protein L35 gives MPKAKVHSGAAKRFKKTAGGYKRKSAHKSHILTKMTTKRKRQLRGTSLVHKSDEVLIDRLLRAK, from the coding sequence ATGCCTAAAGCTAAAGTACATAGTGGGGCTGCCAAGCGTTTTAAAAAGACTGCTGGTGGTTACAAGCGTAAAAGCGCCCACAAGAGCCACATCTTGACCAAAATGACGACCAAACGTAAGCGTCAGCTACGTGGTACTTCACTCGTTCACAAGAGTGATGAAGTATTAATCGATCGTTTGTTGCGTGCTAAGTAA
- the infC gene encoding translation initiation factor IF-3 yields the protein MKQQQTKGKSKRATINEEIEAKEVRLIGADGEQVGVVPIEEARAAAAEATLDLVQIADSDPIVCKIMDYGKHVFEAKKQQAASKKKQVRTQVKEMKFRPNTDKGDYEVKLRNLTRFLEHGDKAKVTLRFRGREMAHQELGMALLKRVEIDLEELGTVEQHPKMEGRQLTMVIAPKKKKK from the coding sequence ATTAAGCAACAACAAACTAAAGGTAAGAGCAAACGCGCCACAATTAATGAAGAGATTGAGGCAAAAGAAGTTCGCTTGATTGGGGCCGACGGTGAACAGGTCGGTGTGGTACCTATTGAAGAGGCCAGAGCTGCTGCGGCAGAAGCGACCCTCGATTTGGTGCAAATAGCAGATTCCGATCCGATAGTCTGTAAAATTATGGACTACGGTAAGCATGTGTTCGAGGCTAAGAAACAGCAAGCCGCTTCCAAGAAGAAGCAGGTTCGTACACAGGTTAAGGAGATGAAATTCCGTCCTAATACGGATAAAGGAGATTATGAGGTAAAACTACGCAACCTCACACGTTTCCTTGAACACGGGGACAAAGCCAAGGTGACATTACGTTTCCGCGGCCGCGAAATGGCCCATCAGGAGCTAGGCATGGCCCTACTCAAACGAGTTGAAATTGACTTGGAAGAGTTAGGCACTGTAGAGCAACATCCTAAGATGGAAGGTCGTCAATTGACGATGGTCATTGCCCCTAAAAAGAAGAAGAAGTAA
- the thrS gene encoding threonine--tRNA ligase yields the protein MPAVTVTLPDGSQRSFDNSVTVHDVAMDIGPGLAKAALTGKINGKAVDTSYLIESDAELSIITERDEEGLDVIRHSTAHLLAQAAQQCFPDIQVTIGPVIEDGFFYDFATGHNFTQDDLVKIEKRMGEIVKEDHPIERIVMTREKAIETFRQMGERYKVLIIEDLPEGEEISLYRQGAWMDLCRGPHVPSTGKLKVHKLMKVAGAYWRGDSNNQMLQRIYGTAWANKKDLKGYLHRLAEAEKRDHRKLGKKYDLFHMQEEAPGMVFWHPKGWSVYKTIEGYMRQQQDLNGYQEIKTPQLVDISLWEKSGHADKFGDGMFTLESDEKTFAVKPMNCPCHVQVFNQGLKSYRDLPLRLAEFGSCHRNEPSGSLHGIMRVRGFVQDDAHIFCAEGDIQEEVGTFIDLLHAVYEDFGFSEVIYRLSTRPEQRVGSDESWDKAEQALAQALDSKELPWEELPGEGAFYGPKIEFSLKDCIGRVWQLGTIQVDFSMPGRLDAQYVAEDGSRQTPVMLHRAILGSFERFIGILIEHYEGKFPTWLAPTQVVIANITDKQSPYVQKVADSLKNKGFRVDADLRNEKIGFKIREHTIQRVPYLLVLGDKEVETQTISVRARNGDDLGSMNLAAFEQLLHEDIANRGRIGQESTTEK from the coding sequence ATGCCTGCAGTAACTGTAACTCTTCCCGATGGTAGCCAGCGCTCATTCGATAATTCCGTCACTGTTCACGACGTAGCGATGGACATAGGCCCAGGCCTAGCCAAAGCGGCTTTAACGGGCAAGATCAATGGCAAGGCTGTTGATACCTCTTATTTAATAGAATCGGATGCCGAGCTCTCTATCATCACCGAAAGGGATGAAGAGGGGCTGGATGTGATACGCCACTCTACCGCTCACTTATTGGCGCAGGCTGCGCAGCAGTGCTTCCCCGATATACAGGTCACCATAGGGCCGGTTATTGAAGATGGCTTTTTCTATGATTTCGCTACCGGCCATAATTTCACCCAAGACGATTTAGTCAAAATCGAAAAGCGCATGGGCGAGATTGTTAAAGAAGATCACCCCATAGAGCGCATCGTGATGACTCGCGAGAAGGCTATAGAGACCTTTAGGCAAATGGGTGAGCGCTACAAGGTGCTGATCATTGAAGATCTACCCGAAGGCGAAGAAATCTCACTGTACCGCCAAGGTGCCTGGATGGACCTGTGCCGTGGCCCCCACGTGCCCAGCACCGGCAAGCTGAAAGTGCATAAGTTGATGAAGGTGGCCGGTGCTTATTGGCGCGGCGACTCTAACAACCAAATGTTACAGCGCATATACGGTACCGCATGGGCCAACAAGAAAGATTTAAAAGGCTATTTACACCGCTTAGCAGAAGCCGAAAAACGCGACCACCGTAAGCTGGGTAAAAAATACGACCTATTCCATATGCAGGAAGAAGCGCCGGGTATGGTGTTTTGGCATCCCAAAGGCTGGAGCGTCTATAAGACGATTGAAGGCTATATGCGTCAGCAGCAAGATCTCAACGGTTACCAAGAGATTAAAACCCCGCAATTAGTGGATATCTCCCTGTGGGAGAAGTCTGGCCACGCCGACAAGTTTGGTGATGGCATGTTTACCCTAGAGTCTGATGAAAAGACCTTTGCCGTTAAACCCATGAACTGCCCTTGCCATGTGCAGGTGTTTAACCAAGGTTTAAAGAGCTACCGTGACTTGCCCCTGCGCTTGGCGGAGTTTGGCTCCTGCCACCGTAACGAGCCCTCAGGTTCGCTGCACGGCATTATGCGTGTGCGCGGCTTTGTGCAGGATGACGCCCATATCTTCTGTGCCGAAGGTGACATCCAAGAGGAAGTGGGCACCTTTATCGACCTGCTTCATGCGGTATACGAAGATTTTGGCTTTAGTGAGGTGATTTACCGTCTATCAACCCGCCCCGAGCAGCGTGTGGGCAGTGATGAAAGCTGGGATAAAGCGGAGCAAGCATTGGCGCAAGCATTGGATAGTAAAGAGCTACCTTGGGAAGAGTTGCCCGGTGAAGGTGCTTTTTATGGCCCTAAAATCGAATTCTCGCTTAAGGATTGCATAGGCCGTGTTTGGCAGCTGGGGACTATTCAGGTGGATTTCTCTATGCCTGGCCGTTTGGATGCGCAATATGTTGCCGAAGACGGCTCACGACAAACGCCAGTGATGTTACACCGTGCCATTTTGGGTTCATTCGAGCGTTTTATCGGTATTTTGATCGAGCACTACGAAGGCAAATTTCCAACATGGTTGGCACCGACCCAGGTAGTAATTGCCAATATTACGGACAAACAGAGCCCCTATGTGCAAAAAGTTGCCGATTCCTTGAAAAATAAAGGATTTAGAGTGGATGCGGACTTGAGAAATGAGAAGATCGGCTTTAAAATCCGCGAGCACACAATTCAGCGGGTTCCTTATTTACTAGTTTTAGGCGATAAGGAAGTAGAGACTCAGACAATAAGCGTACGTGCGCGTAATGGTGATGATCTAGGTTCCATGAATTTGGCGGCTTTTGAGCAGCTACTTCATGAGGATATTGCCAACCGCGGTCGCATTGGCCAAGAGTCAACAACGGAGAAATAG
- the hisC gene encoding histidinol-phosphate transaminase, with amino-acid sequence MFMSKYWSDLAHRLDPYTPGEQPKEQGLIKLNTNENPYPPSPKVHAVFSQANIDALRLYPDPESSLLKQSIAQFYNLDEAQVFVGNGSDEVLAAAFQAFFAGDKPLLMPDITYSFYTVYCSLYDIDSCELPLADDFSINLAQYCSESMQNNGGVVFANPNAPSSLALSLAEIEQLLLKNTESVVLVDEAYVDFGAQSAASLINQYPNLLVVQTLSKSRSLAGLRVGFALGNKALIDGLNRVKNSFNPYPLDRLAERAAAAAIDDVGYFNDCCQKIIATREWVTAQLAALGFEVLDSKTNFVMAKPTGIAAEDLFAQLRQHKIIVRYFNKPRISEYLRISVGTDQEMQALITAIKEILG; translated from the coding sequence ATGTTTATGTCCAAATATTGGAGCGATTTAGCTCACCGCTTAGATCCTTACACGCCAGGTGAACAGCCTAAAGAGCAGGGTTTAATTAAGCTCAATACCAATGAGAATCCATATCCGCCTTCACCTAAGGTGCATGCGGTTTTTTCGCAGGCCAATATTGATGCCCTGCGTTTATATCCCGACCCTGAATCCTCGCTGTTAAAGCAATCTATCGCCCAGTTTTATAACCTGGATGAAGCGCAGGTGTTTGTGGGTAATGGCTCGGATGAGGTGTTGGCGGCAGCGTTTCAGGCGTTTTTTGCCGGTGATAAGCCTTTGTTAATGCCCGATATTACCTATAGCTTTTATACCGTGTATTGCAGTTTGTACGATATAGACTCCTGTGAGCTGCCCTTGGCGGATGATTTCTCTATTAACTTAGCGCAATACTGCAGCGAGTCTATGCAGAATAACGGCGGGGTGGTTTTTGCCAACCCCAATGCGCCTAGCAGTTTGGCACTGTCGCTGGCTGAGATAGAGCAATTGTTGCTTAAAAACACCGAGTCGGTGGTGTTAGTGGATGAGGCCTATGTAGACTTTGGCGCGCAGTCTGCCGCTAGCCTCATTAACCAATACCCTAACTTGCTAGTGGTGCAAACCTTATCTAAATCGCGCTCGTTGGCGGGTTTACGGGTGGGCTTTGCGCTGGGTAATAAGGCCTTGATCGATGGTTTGAATCGGGTGAAAAACTCCTTTAACCCTTACCCGCTAGATCGCTTGGCAGAAAGAGCCGCTGCCGCTGCCATAGATGATGTGGGTTACTTCAATGACTGCTGCCAAAAGATTATCGCCACCCGTGAGTGGGTGACGGCGCAGTTGGCGGCGCTGGGTTTTGAGGTGCTGGATTCCAAAACCAATTTTGTGATGGCCAAGCCCACTGGTATCGCAGCCGAAGACTTGTTTGCGCAGCTGCGCCAGCACAAGATTATCGTGCGTTATTTTAACAAGCCGCGAATCAGTGAATACCTGCGTATTAGCGTAGGCACCGATCAAGAGATGCAGGCTTTAATCACTGCGATAAAAGAAATTCTAGGCTAA
- a CDS encoding rhodanese-related sulfurtransferase, whose product MSQIVVCALYKFVTLENFEELREPLREMLVANQVKGTLLLAQEGINGTIAGPRAGVDAALAWLKSDQRLAELETKESYTDKPPFYRTKIKLKKEIVTMGVEGIDPKRVVGTYVQPKEWNALISDPEVLVVDTRNDYEYQVGTFDGAVNPNTTTFREFPEYVKQNLDPAKHKKIAMFCTGGIRCEKSTAYMKEQGFDEVYHLHGGILKYLEEVPEQETLWKGECFVFDDRVTVNHQLEKGDYDQCHACRLPITDEDKASEHYQAGVSCPYCFDKVSEEQRQRFAEREKQIQLAKQRGEAHMGSDAVDSTEQRRAAKQAERERQRQRELSASS is encoded by the coding sequence ATGTCACAGATTGTTGTCTGCGCCTTATATAAATTCGTCACCCTAGAAAATTTCGAAGAACTGCGTGAGCCCTTGCGCGAAATGTTAGTTGCCAACCAGGTTAAAGGCACTTTGTTACTAGCCCAGGAGGGCATTAACGGCACCATCGCCGGCCCGCGCGCCGGTGTTGATGCGGCGCTGGCTTGGCTAAAATCCGATCAGCGTTTAGCCGAGCTAGAAACCAAAGAGTCGTACACCGATAAGCCGCCGTTTTACCGCACTAAAATAAAACTTAAAAAAGAAATCGTCACCATGGGTGTTGAGGGCATAGACCCCAAGCGCGTGGTGGGCACCTATGTGCAGCCTAAAGAGTGGAACGCATTAATTAGCGACCCGGAAGTACTGGTGGTGGATACCCGCAATGATTATGAATATCAGGTGGGTACTTTTGACGGCGCAGTTAATCCCAATACCACCACCTTTAGAGAATTCCCCGAATACGTAAAACAAAACCTAGACCCCGCCAAGCACAAAAAAATCGCCATGTTTTGCACCGGCGGCATACGCTGTGAAAAGTCTACCGCCTATATGAAAGAGCAGGGCTTTGACGAGGTGTATCACCTGCACGGCGGTATTTTAAAATATCTGGAAGAAGTACCCGAACAAGAAACCCTATGGAAAGGCGAGTGCTTTGTGTTTGATGATCGCGTTACGGTTAATCACCAATTAGAAAAAGGCGATTACGACCAATGCCACGCCTGCCGCTTACCAATCACTGATGAGGATAAAGCGTCAGAGCATTACCAAGCTGGCGTTAGCTGCCCTTACTGTTTTGATAAAGTTTCAGAAGAGCAGCGCCAACGTTTTGCCGAACGTGAAAAACAAATTCAATTGGCTAAGCAGCGCGGCGAAGCGCATATGGGTAGCGATGCGGTTGATTCTACCGAGCAGCGTAGGGCGGCTAAGCAGGCTGAGCGTGAGAGGCAGCGGCAGCGGGAGTTGTCGGCTAGTTCCTAG
- a CDS encoding DUF6164 family protein: MSVLIFKLNGVSDEEADAVRQLLDDNALDFYESSAGRWGVSIAGLWLKDNSQKAEARALIEAYQIERVASLRDEPGQQPLATLQDRFKAAPVQISAMTLLLLMVLFVSIAPFLGWL; this comes from the coding sequence ATGTCCGTATTAATTTTTAAACTCAATGGTGTTAGCGACGAAGAAGCCGATGCCGTGCGGCAGCTATTGGACGATAATGCGCTGGATTTTTATGAGAGCTCAGCAGGGCGCTGGGGAGTGTCTATAGCGGGTTTATGGTTAAAAGATAACTCACAAAAGGCAGAGGCCAGAGCCTTGATAGAGGCCTACCAAATTGAGCGCGTCGCCAGCCTACGGGATGAGCCGGGCCAGCAACCGCTAGCTACCTTACAAGACAGGTTTAAGGCGGCACCAGTGCAAATTAGTGCTATGACGCTGTTGCTGCTAATGGTGTTGTTTGTGTCTATAGCGCCTTTCTTGGGGTGGCTATAG
- a CDS encoding DsbA family protein: MTKVQLYYFHDPMCSWCWGYRSTLLRLKNKLPADIAWRAVLGGLAADSQQPMPQAMQQMLQATWRNIEQQLGANFNHDFWRLCQPRRSTYPACRAVLAAGRQQAAEDMVLAIQQAYYLRALNPSDDEVLIQLAGELDLDKAQFSCELHSAHIEQQLQDDIVIARSWPIAGFPSLVLVRDEEKIPLTLDYQDEGVTLRHLHALLHPSQ; the protein is encoded by the coding sequence ATGACGAAAGTTCAACTCTATTATTTTCACGACCCTATGTGCTCCTGGTGCTGGGGTTACCGATCGACTTTGCTGCGGTTAAAAAATAAACTGCCAGCTGACATAGCGTGGCGTGCGGTGCTGGGCGGCCTAGCGGCCGATAGCCAGCAGCCTATGCCGCAGGCCATGCAGCAGATGCTGCAGGCAACGTGGCGAAATATTGAACAGCAGTTAGGTGCTAATTTTAACCATGATTTTTGGCGGCTATGTCAGCCTAGGCGCTCCACCTATCCCGCCTGCCGGGCGGTGCTGGCGGCTGGGCGGCAGCAGGCCGCGGAGGATATGGTGCTGGCAATACAGCAGGCATATTATTTGCGCGCGCTTAACCCTTCGGATGATGAGGTATTAATACAGTTAGCAGGGGAGTTGGACTTAGATAAGGCACAGTTTTCCTGTGAGCTGCATTCAGCGCATATAGAGCAGCAGTTACAAGACGATATAGTTATAGCCAGGTCCTGGCCTATAGCGGGCTTTCCCTCGTTGGTGTTAGTACGTGACGAGGAAAAAATCCCGCTAACTTTGGATTACCAAGATGAAGGCGTTACACTGCGGCATTTGCACGCCCTATTACATCCCTCTCAATAA
- the hpf gene encoding ribosome hibernation-promoting factor, HPF/YfiA family: protein MQITITGHHVEITDGIREAVNSKLSKIDNHFPDIQTVDVIVTVEKNRQIAEANTHFLGKDFSAKADNEELYKSIAEMSSKLTKLLQRQKEQVKAHPHQKPEVADTDLEAELELIDDEDEQLLAANQ from the coding sequence ATGCAAATAACCATTACTGGCCATCATGTAGAAATCACCGATGGCATTCGCGAAGCCGTTAACTCTAAACTCTCCAAAATCGACAACCACTTCCCCGACATACAGACCGTAGACGTTATCGTCACTGTCGAAAAAAACCGTCAAATCGCCGAAGCTAACACCCACTTTTTAGGTAAGGACTTTAGTGCCAAAGCCGATAATGAAGAGCTGTATAAATCCATAGCCGAAATGAGTAGCAAATTGACCAAATTGCTGCAGCGCCAGAAGGAACAGGTGAAAGCGCATCCACATCAAAAACCTGAAGTCGCCGACACCGACTTAGAGGCAGAGCTAGAACTTATA